One stretch of Bosea vaviloviae DNA includes these proteins:
- a CDS encoding DUF2239 family protein, with product MSDPFVPFCTAFEGTRRLASGSLSEVARAVKAAVDGGTREPLLVFDDASGQAIDFDLRGTEADVIARLPALAARLAPPRTQPLQTEGETAAGPRGKGRPKLGVIAREVTLLPRHWDWLAAQQGGASATLRRLVEQARRAGGASQQRRVAREAAYRFISATAGNLAGFEEATRALFADDRPRMEAQMAAWPEDICGHTLRLAWGDHVPSTEI from the coding sequence ATGTCCGATCCATTCGTCCCATTCTGTACCGCCTTCGAAGGGACCCGACGGCTGGCCTCGGGCTCCCTGAGCGAGGTCGCCCGCGCGGTGAAGGCGGCGGTCGATGGCGGCACGCGCGAGCCCCTGCTCGTCTTCGACGATGCCTCGGGACAGGCCATCGATTTCGATCTCCGCGGCACCGAGGCCGACGTGATCGCGCGCTTGCCCGCGCTCGCCGCGCGACTGGCCCCACCGCGGACCCAGCCACTGCAGACGGAGGGGGAGACGGCGGCCGGACCGCGCGGCAAGGGCCGCCCGAAGCTTGGCGTGATCGCTCGCGAGGTGACCTTGCTGCCCCGGCACTGGGACTGGCTCGCCGCGCAGCAAGGCGGTGCTTCAGCGACCTTGCGACGTCTGGTCGAGCAAGCCCGGCGCGCCGGCGGTGCGAGCCAGCAACGACGGGTGGCGCGGGAGGCGGCCTATCGTTTCATATCGGCGACGGCCGGCAACCTCGCCGGCTTCGAGGAGGCGACGCGCGCATTGTTTGCCGACGACCGGCCTCGCATGGAAGCGCAAATGGCGGCCTGGCCCGAGGACATCTGCGGCCACACGCTGCGCCTGGCCTGGGGTGATCACGTCCCGTCGACCGAAATCTAA
- a CDS encoding glutathione S-transferase family protein encodes MTLLYQSHSPYARKVLVSAHELGLADRIAVVHHETSPTNRNDAVFAANPLGKVPVLLTPDAGALFDSVVICDYLDRLGGTGRLIPREGPARYEALRLQALAQGLCDAGIALRWETVRRPEALRYPPLAQGQAMKLLEAYEHLETQVEFGAPITIGQIALATALAWLEFRDLPGFRKCAPRLTAWYDDFSQRPSMRATPYDGETQDGGSQ; translated from the coding sequence CTGACGCTGCTCTACCAGAGCCATTCCCCCTATGCCCGCAAGGTGCTGGTCAGTGCCCATGAGCTCGGGCTCGCCGACCGCATCGCTGTCGTCCACCACGAGACCAGCCCGACCAACCGCAACGATGCCGTCTTCGCGGCCAATCCCCTTGGAAAAGTGCCGGTTCTGCTGACGCCGGATGCCGGCGCGCTCTTCGATTCGGTCGTCATCTGCGACTATCTCGACCGGCTCGGCGGCACAGGCCGGCTGATCCCGCGCGAGGGGCCGGCGCGCTATGAGGCGCTGCGTTTGCAGGCCTTGGCCCAGGGCCTTTGCGATGCGGGCATCGCGCTGCGCTGGGAGACGGTGCGGCGTCCGGAAGCCCTGCGCTATCCGCCCTTGGCGCAGGGACAGGCGATGAAGCTGCTCGAAGCCTATGAGCATCTGGAAACGCAAGTCGAGTTCGGGGCGCCGATCACCATCGGCCAGATCGCACTGGCAACGGCGCTGGCCTGGCTCGAATTCCGCGACCTGCCAGGGTTCCGCAAATGCGCGCCGCGGCTCACCGCCTGGTATGACGATTTCAGCCAGCGGCCCTCGATGCGCGCCACGCCCTATGACGGCGAAACACAGGATGGAGGATCGCAATGA
- a CDS encoding Lrp/AsnC family transcriptional regulator, with translation MPESPTHPLDAFDRAILAILQQDNTTPQRVIGERVNLSAPAVQRRIRRMEQAGVIQANVAIVDPAALGHPITIFVEVELVSETAGDIDAAKRSFLAAPEVQQCYYVTGDVDFMLVVLVPSMTAYEALTRRLFFNNANIRKFRTFVAMDRVKAGLAVPVA, from the coding sequence GTGCCCGAGAGTCCGACCCATCCGCTTGATGCCTTCGACCGGGCCATTCTCGCGATCCTGCAGCAGGACAACACCACCCCGCAGCGGGTCATCGGCGAGCGCGTGAACCTGTCGGCGCCGGCCGTGCAGCGCCGGATCCGGCGGATGGAGCAGGCCGGCGTGATCCAGGCCAATGTCGCGATCGTCGATCCCGCCGCGCTTGGCCATCCCATCACGATCTTCGTCGAGGTCGAGCTCGTCAGCGAAACCGCGGGGGACATCGACGCAGCCAAGCGCAGCTTCCTGGCCGCGCCCGAGGTGCAGCAATGCTATTATGTGACGGGCGACGTCGACTTCATGCTCGTCGTGCTGGTGCCAAGCATGACGGCTTATGAGGCGCTGACGCGCCGGCTCTTCTTCAACAACGCCAATATCCGCAAATTTCGCACCTTCGTCGCCATGGACCGCGTCAAGGCGGGCCTTGCCGTCCCCGTGGCTTAG
- a CDS encoding alpha/beta fold hydrolase, translated as MPYVETNRVTIAYESIGPIAGEVILLIAGLGTQMLRWSPEFCDRLTAQGFRVIRFDNRDAGLSTHLRDQPAPDFAALSAAAASGRPFAVPYTLDDMASDTVGLLDALGVKQAHLVGRSMGGMIAQIVASTYPHRTLSLAAIMSSTGNPELPKAAPEVMALLMRPAPAPSVDLEGYLAHSLAFARRIAGPAYLFDETAQRALIMSELERSYDPAGTSRQIAAIAATGDLRPRLSHITAPTLAVHGADDPLVPKAAGEDIAASIGGARLMIIDGMGHDLPAPLYNRVVRAIVENVRSAARASI; from the coding sequence ATGCCCTATGTGGAAACGAACCGCGTCACGATCGCCTATGAAAGCATCGGCCCGATTGCTGGCGAGGTGATCCTGCTGATAGCGGGCCTTGGCACGCAGATGCTGCGATGGAGCCCGGAGTTTTGCGACAGGCTGACAGCGCAGGGCTTTCGCGTGATACGGTTCGACAATCGCGATGCCGGCCTGTCGACGCATCTGCGCGACCAGCCCGCCCCGGATTTCGCCGCCCTGTCGGCCGCTGCGGCCAGCGGACGGCCGTTCGCGGTTCCCTATACGCTCGATGACATGGCGAGCGATACCGTCGGCCTGCTCGATGCACTGGGAGTAAAGCAGGCCCATCTGGTTGGCCGCTCGATGGGCGGGATGATCGCCCAGATCGTTGCGAGCACGTATCCGCACCGCACCCTGTCACTCGCCGCGATCATGTCCAGCACCGGCAATCCGGAGCTTCCTAAGGCAGCGCCGGAGGTCATGGCGCTGCTGATGCGACCAGCACCGGCTCCCTCCGTGGACCTGGAGGGATATCTCGCCCATAGCCTCGCCTTCGCGCGTCGCATCGCCGGTCCCGCCTATCTCTTCGACGAGACGGCGCAGCGCGCCCTCATCATGAGCGAACTGGAACGGTCATATGATCCAGCCGGCACGAGCCGCCAGATCGCCGCCATCGCCGCAACCGGCGATTTGCGCCCGCGCCTGAGCCACATCACCGCGCCAACCCTGGCGGTGCATGGTGCGGATGATCCCCTGGTCCCAAAGGCAGCCGGCGAGGACATCGCGGCCTCGATCGGCGGTGCCCGCCTCATGATCATTGACGGCATGGGCCACGACCTGCCCGCGCCGCTTTACAACAGGGTGGTTCGGGCGATCGTCGAAAACGTGCGCAGCGCGGCCCGGGCCTCGATTTGA
- a CDS encoding M20 aminoacylase family protein gives MTTLDHDALVAEMTAWRRDLHAHPEHGFEETRTAAFVAAKLREFGLSEVAEGIGGTGVVGTLTCGTGNRAIALRADMDALRITEQGDHAHRSRTPGVMHACGHDGHTAMLLGAAKMLAEQGGFDGTVRFVFQPAEEWGRGALAMLADGLLERFPFEEIFGLHNMPGLAIGQFQTRAGPIMSAEDNFEIALKGVGGHAARPQMGNEVLVAACALVTNLQTIVSRRLSPTDIGVVSVTELLTDGTRNALPGLARILGDARSFRPEISARIEEQMGIIAQGTALTYNVTAEMTYTREFVPLLNDEALVEEAFTAAREVFGNAAVATAREPMTGSEDFARFLEHVPGCFAFVGNGEASSPLHNPTYDFNDEGLIFGARFHAAIARQRLPAA, from the coding sequence ATGACGACGCTCGATCATGACGCGCTGGTTGCCGAGATGACCGCCTGGCGGCGCGATCTCCATGCCCATCCCGAGCACGGCTTTGAGGAGACACGCACCGCCGCCTTCGTCGCGGCCAAGCTGCGCGAGTTCGGCCTGAGCGAGGTCGCGGAAGGCATTGGCGGGACCGGCGTCGTCGGCACGCTGACATGCGGCACGGGCAACCGGGCGATCGCGCTGCGAGCCGACATGGACGCGCTGCGCATCACCGAGCAGGGCGACCATGCCCATCGCTCCCGGACGCCGGGCGTCATGCATGCTTGCGGACATGACGGCCACACCGCGATGCTGCTCGGCGCCGCGAAAATGCTGGCGGAGCAAGGCGGCTTCGACGGCACGGTGCGCTTCGTCTTCCAGCCGGCGGAGGAATGGGGCAGGGGCGCGCTCGCCATGCTCGCCGACGGGTTGCTGGAACGGTTCCCCTTCGAGGAGATCTTCGGGCTGCACAACATGCCCGGCCTCGCCATCGGGCAGTTCCAGACCAGGGCAGGGCCGATCATGTCGGCCGAGGATAATTTCGAGATCGCGCTCAAAGGCGTCGGCGGCCATGCGGCGCGTCCGCAGATGGGCAATGAGGTGCTCGTCGCCGCCTGCGCGCTCGTCACCAATCTCCAGACCATCGTCTCGCGCCGCCTGAGCCCGACCGATATCGGCGTCGTCTCCGTCACCGAATTGCTGACCGACGGCACCCGCAACGCCCTGCCGGGTCTCGCCCGCATCCTTGGCGATGCGCGCAGCTTCCGGCCGGAGATCAGCGCCAGGATCGAAGAACAGATGGGCATCATCGCCCAGGGCACCGCGCTGACTTACAACGTCACAGCCGAAATGACCTATACCCGCGAGTTCGTGCCGTTGCTGAACGACGAGGCCCTGGTCGAGGAAGCGTTCACTGCCGCGCGCGAGGTCTTTGGCAATGCGGCGGTCGCGACGGCGCGCGAGCCGATGACCGGATCGGAGGATTTCGCCCGCTTCCTGGAGCATGTGCCGGGTTGCTTCGCCTTCGTCGGCAATGGCGAAGCGTCGTCCCCGCTGCACAACCCGACCTACGACTTCAACGATGAGGGCCTGATCTTCGGCGCGCGCTTCCATGCCGCGATCGCACGTCAGCGCCTGCCCGCCGCGTAA
- a CDS encoding diaminopropionate ammonia-lyase, translating to MFLLNQHADYRSGLAPVDAETLGGAGADAIGRHLAERSDHAVTPLHGLPGLAAELGIGALHVKDEGHRLGLGSFKALGGGYAVIRLVLEAAELRLGRKLGDAAFREPEIRAVAAEMTFACATDGNHGRSVAQGAQLAGAKAVIVVHAGVSEERIAAIARFGAQILRVAGTYDDSVVEAARIAGEKGWIVVSDTSWGGYERIPGLVMQGYTALVREALNQLPSRPTQICRPTHVFVQAGVGGIAAAVAAHLALVLGEARPVFTVVDPARAACIVEAARAGRPVKVAHGEPTVMAMLECYEPSPIAWRVLSRVADGFMTVEDADAVTAMNRLARPVAGDPAIVAGESGCAGLAGLMRAAADPDIRQALGLDTSSRVLVINTEGATDPERYAELVGLTPAEVAGRAA from the coding sequence ATGTTCCTGCTCAACCAGCATGCCGATTACCGCAGCGGGCTTGCTCCCGTCGATGCCGAGACGCTCGGCGGCGCGGGAGCCGACGCGATCGGGCGCCATCTCGCTGAGCGCAGCGACCACGCGGTGACGCCGCTCCATGGTTTGCCGGGGCTTGCGGCCGAGTTGGGCATCGGCGCCTTGCATGTGAAGGACGAGGGCCATCGTCTCGGACTCGGCAGCTTCAAGGCGCTGGGCGGAGGCTATGCCGTGATCAGGCTGGTGCTGGAGGCCGCCGAACTGCGGCTTGGCCGGAAGCTGGGTGACGCTGCGTTCCGGGAGCCCGAGATTCGCGCTGTCGCCGCGGAGATGACCTTCGCCTGCGCCACGGACGGCAATCACGGCCGCTCGGTCGCGCAGGGTGCGCAACTCGCCGGGGCGAAGGCGGTGATCGTCGTCCACGCCGGCGTCAGCGAGGAGCGGATCGCGGCGATCGCCCGCTTCGGTGCGCAGATCCTGCGCGTCGCCGGAACCTATGACGATTCCGTCGTCGAGGCTGCCCGGATCGCCGGCGAAAAGGGTTGGATTGTCGTCTCCGACACCTCCTGGGGCGGTTATGAGCGCATCCCCGGCCTTGTCATGCAGGGCTACACCGCGCTCGTGCGCGAAGCCTTGAACCAGCTTCCTTCCAGGCCGACCCAGATCTGCAGGCCGACGCATGTCTTCGTCCAGGCCGGCGTCGGCGGAATCGCGGCGGCGGTGGCCGCGCATCTGGCGCTCGTGCTGGGCGAGGCGCGGCCGGTCTTCACCGTGGTCGACCCCGCCCGCGCCGCCTGCATCGTCGAGGCCGCCCGCGCCGGTCGGCCGGTCAAGGTGGCCCATGGCGAGCCCACGGTGATGGCGATGCTGGAGTGCTACGAGCCGTCCCCCATCGCCTGGCGCGTGCTGTCGCGGGTCGCGGACGGCTTCATGACGGTCGAGGATGCGGATGCGGTCACGGCAATGAACCGCCTGGCTCGCCCCGTGGCGGGGGATCCCGCGATCGTTGCCGGCGAGAGCGGTTGCGCCGGCCTGGCCGGGCTGATGCGTGCAGCAGCTGACCCGGACATCCGGCAGGCGCTGGGTCTCGACACCTCCTCGCGCGTGCTGGTGATCAACACCGAGGGCGCGACCGATCCTGAACGCTATGCCGAACTCGTCGGGCTGACACCGGCCGAGGTCGCGGGCAGGGCGGCGTGA
- a CDS encoding GIY-YIG nuclease family protein — translation MRAEDRKAAVSAYKERKMISGVYLIRCAVSGEAWIGACAELSTIQNRIWFTLRFGNHPNKTLQRAWAEHGAEAFSFEPLEQMEEDDPYIRTARLKERAAHWCERHKAGRL, via the coding sequence ATGCGCGCCGAGGACAGGAAGGCGGCCGTTTCCGCTTACAAGGAACGCAAGATGATCAGCGGCGTCTATCTGATCCGCTGCGCTGTGTCGGGAGAGGCCTGGATCGGCGCATGCGCCGAGCTGAGCACCATCCAGAACCGGATCTGGTTCACGCTGCGCTTCGGGAACCACCCGAACAAAACCTTGCAGCGGGCTTGGGCCGAGCACGGAGCCGAGGCGTTCTCCTTCGAGCCGCTCGAGCAGATGGAGGAGGACGATCCCTATATCCGGACTGCGCGGCTCAAGGAGCGGGCCGCGCATTGGTGCGAGCGGCACAAGGCGGGGCGGCTCTAA